Proteins encoded within one genomic window of Edaphobacter lichenicola:
- a CDS encoding CRTAC1 family protein, which yields MTVHHRSRHGSPSITFALYAALFLSTATSIAQSTTPNSHSTDTQSDKPQEGGQAPATGGSNTGGAHPAVLDEEKRPITAGGFVKSGPIIFQDIAAKAGLASWTHTMGTPEKKFIIETIGSGIGLIDYDNDGWLDIYLVNGSTYDAISGKATPPHAALFHNNHDGTFTDVTAKAHVTNDRWGIGVAIADYDNDGWPDIYVTNFGKNRLYHNNHDGTFTDVAEKAGVALGNWSTGATWGDYDGDGRLDLFVPGYVHYDLANQPGSGGKEVSYSFCQFRGEKVMCGPRGLKGEPDHLFHNNGDGTFTDVSEKAGVSDKNGYYGLSSVFVDVNNDGKPDLLVANDSTPNYLYINKGDGTFEDASYASGYALNENGRETASMGIATGDYRNNGLLDIYNTTFSDDYNPLYRNDGDANFTDISYQMGIAEPTIPFLGWGTAFLDFDNDGWKDLIVANGHVYPQVDRTSWGTTWAERPLLFHNIDGKKFDLEPAVEGTALASLYVGRGMAVGDLFNDGKLDVVINALDRHPGLLRNVSRDNHHWIELKLVGGPKSPRDAIGSTVYLTAGSQKQRGDVTSGGSFASTHDPRLHFGLGDITTIDSIEVHWPTGTKENFAVTKVDQIVTLTEGKGTRF from the coding sequence GTGACCGTTCATCATCGTTCTCGCCACGGTTCACCTTCCATCACCTTTGCTCTCTACGCGGCGCTTTTTTTGAGCACAGCGACATCAATCGCTCAGTCCACGACCCCAAACTCTCATTCAACCGACACACAGTCTGACAAGCCTCAAGAGGGCGGCCAGGCTCCGGCAACGGGAGGATCAAACACCGGCGGCGCTCATCCCGCAGTTCTCGACGAAGAGAAGAGACCCATCACCGCCGGAGGCTTTGTAAAGAGTGGCCCCATCATCTTTCAGGACATCGCCGCAAAAGCAGGACTAGCCTCATGGACCCACACGATGGGCACCCCCGAAAAAAAATTTATCATCGAAACAATCGGCTCTGGCATCGGGCTGATCGACTACGACAACGACGGCTGGCTCGATATCTATCTCGTCAACGGCTCAACCTACGACGCCATCAGCGGCAAAGCAACTCCACCCCACGCTGCTCTCTTCCACAACAACCACGACGGCACTTTCACTGATGTCACCGCGAAGGCACACGTCACCAATGACCGCTGGGGAATCGGCGTCGCCATCGCCGACTACGACAATGACGGCTGGCCCGACATCTACGTCACCAACTTCGGTAAGAACCGCCTCTACCACAACAACCATGACGGAACCTTCACCGACGTCGCAGAGAAAGCCGGTGTCGCTCTCGGCAACTGGTCCACCGGCGCCACCTGGGGCGACTACGACGGCGATGGACGGCTGGATCTCTTCGTTCCCGGCTACGTTCACTATGACCTCGCGAATCAGCCCGGATCTGGCGGCAAGGAAGTCTCCTACAGCTTCTGCCAGTTTCGCGGCGAGAAGGTCATGTGCGGTCCGCGTGGTCTCAAGGGAGAGCCAGACCATCTCTTCCACAACAACGGCGACGGCACCTTCACTGACGTCAGCGAGAAAGCCGGAGTCTCGGACAAAAACGGCTACTATGGTCTCTCCTCTGTCTTCGTCGATGTCAACAACGACGGCAAGCCCGACCTTCTAGTCGCGAACGATTCAACGCCGAACTACCTTTACATCAACAAAGGCGACGGTACCTTCGAGGACGCAAGCTACGCCTCCGGATACGCGCTCAATGAGAACGGCCGCGAAACAGCTTCCATGGGCATCGCCACTGGCGACTACCGGAACAACGGCCTGCTCGACATCTACAACACCACATTTTCTGATGACTACAACCCACTCTACCGCAACGACGGCGACGCCAATTTCACCGATATCAGCTACCAGATGGGCATCGCCGAGCCCACAATCCCGTTTCTCGGCTGGGGCACCGCATTCCTCGACTTCGACAACGACGGCTGGAAGGATCTGATCGTCGCGAACGGCCACGTCTATCCCCAGGTCGATCGCACATCCTGGGGAACCACCTGGGCCGAACGCCCGCTCCTCTTTCACAACATCGACGGTAAAAAATTCGATCTCGAGCCTGCTGTAGAAGGCACGGCACTCGCAAGCCTCTACGTTGGCCGCGGCATGGCCGTCGGAGACCTCTTCAACGATGGCAAGCTGGATGTTGTCATCAACGCCCTGGACCGTCACCCCGGCCTGCTCCGCAACGTCTCGCGAGACAATCATCATTGGATCGAACTGAAACTGGTAGGCGGCCCAAAGAGCCCTCGAGACGCCATCGGCTCCACGGTTTATCTCACAGCAGGAAGCCAGAAACAACGCGGCGACGTAACCTCTGGAGGGAGCTTCGCCTCCACCCACGACCCACGTCTACACTTCGGCCTCGGCGACATCACAACCATCGACTCCATTGAAGTTCACTGGCCAACCGGAACCAAAGAAAACTTCGCAGTCACCAAGGTTGACCAGATCGTCACCCTGACAGAAGGTAAAGGAACAAGATTCTAA
- a CDS encoding CRTAC1 family protein, producing the protein MKLRLLLQTAAIILFAATAFGAQQPYPPTTDHPPPAWFVDVALKAGITVRDVNGSVESKRYIIEATGSGVAILDYDNDGWPDIFLVNGTNLPGTASAAGHTKPTNHLFHNNHDGTFTDVTVKAGLVSTGWGQGACVGDYDNDGFDDIYVTGYGKNRLFHNQGNGTFEEVAEQAGVAGTGKEWGTGCAFIDYDRDGKLDLAVANYVHFDLARTPTPGQTSGCIWKGVPVMCGPRGLESAPNILYHNLGGGKFADVSKPSGFERTQGHYCFSITTLDYDDDGWPDLYVACDSTPAILYRNNHDGTFKDTAADAGVAFNEDGREQAGMGSTAADYDGDGRLDLFKTNFSDDTSTLYRNNGDGTYTDMTFAAGLGINTDALGWGAMFADVDNDGWPDLLVVNGHVYPEVDSAKLGSSYREPRFLYNNLGNGKFRDISKTSGPGLVDPRSSRGLAIADLFNDGRLEAVINNLSDRPMLLVNLAKNQNHWLGLHLIGTSSNRDAIGARVTLKSAKRLWVDEVRGGSSYNSSSDLRLHFGLGAETHLTSIQIRWPNGQMEIFDPPTSLDRIINLTEGDGHVPSAN; encoded by the coding sequence ATGAAGCTTCGGCTCCTTCTTCAAACCGCGGCCATCATCCTCTTTGCGGCGACCGCATTCGGAGCGCAGCAGCCCTACCCACCAACGACCGATCATCCTCCCCCAGCGTGGTTTGTGGATGTCGCCTTGAAGGCTGGTATCACCGTTCGCGACGTCAATGGGAGCGTCGAGTCCAAGCGTTACATCATCGAGGCCACTGGCTCCGGCGTCGCCATCCTCGACTACGACAACGACGGTTGGCCCGACATCTTCCTCGTCAACGGCACCAACCTGCCTGGCACAGCCTCCGCAGCCGGCCACACAAAGCCCACCAATCATCTCTTCCACAACAATCATGACGGCACCTTCACCGACGTCACCGTAAAGGCAGGCCTCGTCTCGACAGGATGGGGGCAGGGAGCATGCGTTGGAGACTATGACAACGACGGATTCGACGACATCTACGTCACCGGCTACGGCAAAAACCGCCTCTTTCACAACCAGGGCAATGGAACCTTCGAGGAGGTAGCGGAGCAGGCAGGTGTCGCCGGTACAGGCAAGGAGTGGGGCACCGGCTGCGCCTTCATCGACTACGATCGCGACGGCAAGCTGGACCTGGCCGTCGCCAACTACGTGCACTTCGACCTCGCTCGCACCCCAACACCCGGCCAAACCTCAGGATGCATCTGGAAGGGAGTACCCGTCATGTGCGGCCCACGCGGCCTCGAAAGTGCACCGAACATCCTCTACCACAACCTAGGCGGCGGAAAGTTTGCAGATGTCAGCAAGCCCAGTGGATTCGAGCGAACACAAGGCCACTACTGCTTCTCCATCACCACGCTCGACTATGATGATGATGGCTGGCCCGATCTCTACGTCGCCTGCGACTCCACACCCGCCATCCTCTATCGAAACAACCACGATGGGACCTTCAAGGACACTGCCGCCGACGCCGGCGTAGCCTTCAACGAAGACGGTCGCGAACAGGCCGGAATGGGATCCACCGCGGCCGACTACGACGGCGACGGCAGACTAGACCTCTTCAAAACCAACTTCTCCGACGACACCTCCACCCTCTATCGCAACAATGGCGACGGCACCTATACCGACATGACCTTCGCCGCGGGCCTTGGCATCAACACCGATGCCCTCGGCTGGGGCGCAATGTTCGCCGACGTCGACAACGACGGATGGCCCGACCTTCTCGTCGTTAATGGCCACGTCTATCCCGAGGTTGACTCCGCAAAACTAGGTTCCTCTTATCGCGAGCCTCGCTTCCTCTACAACAACCTGGGCAACGGTAAGTTCCGCGACATTAGCAAGACCTCCGGCCCTGGGCTCGTCGATCCACGCTCCAGCCGCGGACTCGCCATCGCGGACCTCTTCAACGACGGCCGCCTCGAAGCCGTGATTAACAACCTAAGCGATCGCCCAATGCTTCTAGTCAACCTCGCGAAGAATCAGAACCACTGGCTCGGCCTTCATCTCATAGGTACATCCTCCAACCGCGATGCTATTGGCGCGCGCGTAACCTTGAAATCCGCAAAGCGCCTCTGGGTAGACGAGGTTCGTGGTGGCTCCAGTTACAACTCGTCAAGCGATCTCCGTCTCCACTTTGGCCTCGGCGCGGAGACGCACCTCACTAGCATTCAGATTCGCTGGCCCAACGGACAAATGGAGATCTTTGACCCTCCCACGTCGTTAGATCGCATCATCAATCTGACCGAGGGAGATGGCCACGTGCCATCAGCGAATTAA